A stretch of the Takifugu flavidus isolate HTHZ2018 chromosome 1, ASM371156v2, whole genome shotgun sequence genome encodes the following:
- the med14 gene encoding mediator of RNA polymerase II transcription subunit 14 isoform X2: MAPVQIGTDGQLVPLGGPVLSGPQPPPTGGGATQGVRLSLLIEFLLQRTYHEITLLAELLPRKTDMERKIEIVQFASRTRQLFVRLLALVKWASNAGKVEKCAMISSFLDQQTILFVDTADRLASLARDALVHARLPSFAIPFAIDVLTTGSYPRLPTCIRDKIIPPDPITKSEKQTTLNQLNQILRHRLVTTDLPPQLANLTVANGRVKFRVEGEFEATLTVMGDDPDIPWRLLKLDILVEDKETGDGRALVHSLQVNFIHELVQARLCADEKPLQDMYTCLHSFCLSLQLEVLHSQTLMLIRERWGDLVQEERYVPAKYLTLSVWNQQVLGRKTGTASVYKVTIKIDESDGSKPLQISHEPPLPSCDSKLIERAMKIDHLSVEKLLIDSVHARSHQKLQELKAILKANNPSDNAFIETALPTLIIPILEPCGRSECLHIFVDLHSGMFQPMLYGLDQSMLDDIEKSINDNMKRIISWLQQLKFWLGEQRCRQSVKHLPTVCTNVLHLSNSASHPVDSLSKHKLFVKLTRLPQYYIAVEMFEMPNSPTALQYKYSFLSVSQLEGEDGPLCAQLLQPFKPNLEQLAQDTIKGKGARPGTKRKAASAKISGEHGDPEPKKPKRSGEMCAFNKELAHVVAMCDTNMPFIGLRVELANMEIPNQGVQVEGDGSSHAICLLKIPPCKSVGEETRRALERSLLDCTFRLQGRNNRTWVAELVLANCPLNSTHSKEQASTRHIYLTYENPLSEPVGGRKVVEMFLNDWTAISQLYQCVLNFSRTLPDMPSYLSLFSEVRLYNYRKLVLCYGATKGSSVTIQWNSSSQRFHLALGTVGPNSGCSNCHNIILHQLQEMFNKNPNVMQLLQVLYDTQAPLNAINKLPTVPMLGLTQRTNTAYQCFSILPQSATHIRLAFRNMYCIDIYCRSRGVVAIRDGAYSLFDNTKIVEGFYPAPGLKTFLTMFVDSNQDARRRSVNEDDNPPSPVGVDITDSLMNQLQAQQQPQPMRATAGGVYPPLTSPPPNYHANVAPSPSMMPTQSPGTGMDPSSPYAMVSPSHRGQWPGSPQFSGPSPGARIHSMSPGNPSLHSPIPDPHSPRAGTSSQIMPTSMPPPRKLPQRPWAASIPTILTHNALHVLLLPSPTPCLVPGLAGSYLCSPLERFLGSVIMRRHLQRIIQQEANLSIVNSNEPGVIMFKTDMLKCRVALNPKNYQTLQLKVTPENTGPWSQEELQVLEKFFETRVAGPPFKYNTLNAFTKLLGAPTNILRDCVRIMKLELFPDQAGQLKWNVQFCLTIPPSAPPIAPPGTIAVVLKSKMLFFLQLTQRLPVPQDPVSIIVPIVYDMATGLTQQADIPRQHSSSGAAALMVSNILKRFNELHPARQGECTIFASVHELMANLTLPPCTRQ, from the exons ATGGCTCCAGTGCAGATCGGGACTGATGGGCAGCTCGTCCCGCTTGGAGGTCCCGTTCTTTCGGGCCCACAGCCTCCGCCGACGGGTGGAGGGGCCACCCAGGGGGTCCGATTAAGCCTGCTGATTGAATTTCTCCTCCAGAGGACCTACCATGAAATTACGCTCCTGGCAGAACT TCTGCCCAGGAAAACTGACATGGAGAG GAAAATTGAGATCGTCCAGTTTGCGAGTCGCACAAGGCAGCTGTTTGTGCGTCTTCTGGCCTTGGTGAAATGGGCGAGCAATGCCGGGAAGGTGGAGAAATGTGCG ATGATTTCCAGCTTCCTGGATCAACAGACGATCTTGTTTGTGGACACGGCTGACAGGCTCGCCTCTCTGGCCAGAGATGCACTCGTCCATGCTCGCCTGCCCAGCTTCGCCATTCCCTTTGCAATCGATGTCCTGACAACAGGATCGTACCCGCGCTTGCCCACGTGTATTCGA GATAAGATCATACCACCGGATCCTATCACCAAATCTGAGAAGCAGACCACCCTAAACCAGCTTAATCAGATCCTACGACACCGTCTTGTCACCACAGACTTGCCACCTCAGTTGGCCAATCTCACTGTTG CTAACGGCCGTGTAAAGTTTCGCGTGGAGGGAGAGTTTGAGGCTACTTTGACTGTGATGGGGGATGATCCTGATATTCCTTGGAGGCTGTTGAAGTTGGACATCCTTGTGGAGGACAAAGAGACTGGAG ATGGTAGAGCCTTGGTCCACAGTTTGCAGGTGAATTTTATCCATGAGTTGGTCCAGGCACGGCTCTGTGCAGATGAAAAACCTCTACAGGACATGTACACCTGTTTGC actctttctgtctgtcactTCAACTGGAAGTGCTTCACTCTCAGACATTAATGCTGATTAGGGAGCGATGGGGAGACCTGGTGCAGGAAGAGAGATACGTCCCTGCCAAATACCTGACACTGTCTGTTTGGAA CCAGCAGGTTTTAGGCAGAAAAACAGGCACAGCATCTGTATATAAAGTCACTATCAAGATCGATGAAAGTGATGGATCAAAACCACTGCAGATCTCTCATGAGCCTCCTCTCCCGTCTTGTGACTCTAAATTAATAGAGAGGGCAATGAAG ATCGATCATCTGTCGGTAGAAAAGCTTCTGATTGACAGTGTTCATGCACGGTCCCATCAAAAGCTACAAGAGCTGAAAGCCATTCTGAAAGCCAACAATCCCAGCGACAATG CATTCATAGAGACGGCTTTACCCACACTCATCATTCCCATACTTGAACCCTGTGGCCGCTCAGAGTGTTTACACATTTTTGTAGACCTGCACTCTGGCATGTTTCAACCTATGCTGTACGGATTAG ATCAGTCTATGCTGGATGACATTGAAAAGTCCATAAACGATAATATGAAACGCATCATTTCTTGGCTTCAACAGCTGAA GTTCTGGTTGGGGGAGCAGCGCTGTCGACAGTCTGTGAAACACCTTCCTACTGTGTGCACCAATGTCCTTCACTTGTCAAACTCGGCTTCTCACCCTGTTGACAGCCTGTCCAAACACAAACTCTTTGTTAAGCTAACTCGTCTACCACAGTACTACATT GCGgtggaaatgtttgaaatgcCCAACAGTCCCACAGCTCTGCAGTACAAGTActctttcctgtctgtgtctcagtTGGAAGGAGAAGATGGCCCTTTATGTGCACAACTCCTGCAGCCATTTAAACCCAACCTAGAGCAACTCGCCCAAGACACCATAAAAGGGAAAGGAGCTCGACCAGGAAcaaagagaaaagcagcaagTGCTAAA ATATCTGGGGAACACGGGGACCCAGAGCCAAAGAAGCCAAAGCGGTCTGGAGAAATGTGTGCCTTCAACAAAGAACTGGCTCATGTAGTAGCAATGTGTGACACCAATATGCCTTTTATAGGCCTTAGGGTAGAG TTGGCAAACATGGAGATCCCAAACCAAGGAGTCCAAGTGGAAGGAGATGGCAGCAGTCATGCAATTTGTCTACTAAA GATTCCTCCCTGTAAAAGTGTTGGAGAAGAAACAAGGAGAGCTTTGGAACGGTCTCTGCTGGACTGCACATTCCGATTGCAGGGCAGGAACAACCGAACCTGGGTGGCTGAACTCGTGCTGGCCAATTGCCCTCTAAACAGCACGCACAGCAAAGAGCAag CCTCCACGCGGCACATCTACCTGACCTATGAAAACCCTCTGTCGGAGCCAGTTGGAGGAAGAAAGGTGGTGGAAATGTTCCTTAATGACTGGACTGCTATCAGTCAGCTCTACCAGTGCGTCCTCAATTTTTCTCGTACACTGCCAG ATATGCCATCATACCTGAGCCTGTTCTCAGAGGTGCGGTTATACAACTACCGTAAGCTGGTGTTGTGCTACGGTGCCACCAAAGGCAGTTCTGTCACCATCCAGTGGAACTCAAGCAGCCAGCGTTTCCACCTTGCCTTGGGCACAGTGGGCCCAAACTCTGGCTGTTCCAACTGCCACAATATCATCCTCCATCAGCTACAAGAGATGTTCAACAAGAATCCAAATGTGATGCAACTGCTGCAG GTTCTTTACGATACACAGGCGCCACTAAATGCAATCAACAAGCTGCCAACAGTGCCCATGCTCGGTCTGACTCAGCGCACCAACACTGCCTACCAGTGCTTTTCCATCTTACCCCAGTCCGCCACACACATCCGCTTGGCCTTTCGCAATATGTACTGCATCGACATCTACTGTCGCAGTCGCGGTGTGGTAGCCATCAGAGACGGAGCCTACAGCCTTTTTGACAACACCAAGATTGTTGAGGGCTTCTATCCTGCTCCTGGGCTGAAG ACATTCCTGACCATGTTTGTAGACAGTAATCAGGACGCAAGGAGACGCTCGGTCAATGAAGATGATAACCCCCCCTCGCCAGTGGGTGTCGACATCACGGACAGTCTGATGAATCAGTTACAAGCgcaacagcagccacagccgATGAGAGCCACCGCAGGAGGCGTCTATCCTCCTCTGACTTCACCGCCACCAAATTACCACGCCAATGTGGCTCCCTCGCCATCCATGATGCCCACACAGTCACCAG GCACCGGGATGGACCCCAGTTCTCCATATGCCATGGTGTCTCCAAGCCACAGAGGTCAGTGGCCAGGCTCGCCACAGTTCTCAGGGCCTTCTCCTGGGGCAAGGATCCATAGCATGTCCCCTGGTAACCCATCACTACACTCACCCATCCCAGACCCTCATTCACCACGTGCAGGGACCA GTTCACAGATCATGCCTACCAGTATGCCTCCACCCCGAAAGCTACCTCAACGCCCCTGGGCTGCTTCCATTCCTACTATCCTTACCCACAATGCCTtgcatgtgctgctgcttccctcACCCACTCCTTGCCTGGTGCCTGGACTGGCAGGAAGTTACCTGTGCTCGCCGCTCGAGCGTTTTTTAGGTTCGGTCATTATGAGAAGGCACTTACAGAGAATCATCCAGCAGGAGGCTAAC TTGTCCATTGTGAACTCAAATGAACCAGGGGTAATCATGTTCAAGACAGACATGCTCAAGTGCCGAGTGGCGCTCAACCCAAAGAACTACCAGACACTGCAGCTCAAGGTCACTCCAGAAAACACAGGTCCATGGTCTCAAGAGGAGCTTCAGGTGCTAGAAAAGTTCTTTGAGACACGG GTTGCTGGTCCTCCATTCAAGTACAATACCCTGAATGCTTTCACAAAGCTTCTGGGGGCACCTACCAACATCCTGAGGGACTGTGTGCGCATTATGAAGCTTGAACTG TTCCCTGATCAGGCTGGACAGCTAAAATGGAATGTCCAATTCTGCCTCACTATTCCTCCCAGTGCTCCTCCAATTGCACCCCCAGGAACCATCGCTGTGGTTCTCAAGTCCAAGATGCTTTTCTTT TTACAACTGACCCAGCGGCTCCCAGTTCCCCAGGACCCAGTAAGCATCATTGTCCCCATTGTGTACGACATGGCTACAGGCCTCACGCAGCAGGCTGACATTCCCAGACAGCACAGTTCGTCTGGGGCTGCAGCGCTCATGGTCTCTAATATCCTCAAGAGGTTCAATGAACTGCATCCGGCCAGACAGG gtGAATGTACAATATTTGCTTCTGTTCACGAGTTGATGGCCAACCTCACTTTGCCCCCCTGCACTCGTCAGTAG
- the si:ch211-218d20.15 gene encoding uncharacterized protein si:ch211-218d20.15, translated as MAVNTSEPICQPCAYHQVFKVELQLKRPLMPVHLSPEQVGLEMLCLCGQLDLLIRAQMQQFQEQLGQGCSPEESDTFQAQGSEILDRMLQCLEHLPKPMPELEDYLDIVGLSAMFPRVEVFLIQGSPVDMLERPPMDDYLLHVAKLNQLLVLSQQLEEDIRHLGSHKYIAHQLSVIYQVICTFRGSHALSEIKKDIEANFKQMKQCLSTDEGSKHEPQLAAQYTTWILQITQSLTSMVLSLPEELTDELHQAVTFVSQLLS; from the exons ATGGCCGTGAACACATCAGAACCGATCTGTCAACCGTGCGCGTACCATCAGGTATTCAAAG TGGAGTTACAGTTGAAGAGACCGCTTATGCCTGTCCATCTGAGTCCAGAGCAGGTGGGCTTGGAGATGCTGTGTCTCTGTGGGCAACTGGACCTCCTCATCAGGGCACAGATGCAGCAG TTCCAGGAGCAGTTAGGACAAGGCTGTAGCCCAGAGGAGTCGGACACTTTCCAGGCTCAAG GGTCAGAAATTCTTGACCGGATGTTGCAGTGCCTTGAACATTTACCAAAGCCAATGCCTGAGCTAGAG GACTACCTTGACATCGTGGGCTTATCAGCAATGTTTCCTCGTGTAGAGGTTTTCCTTATTCAAGGCAGCCCCGTTGACATGCTGGAGAGGCCACCAATGGATG ATTATTTACTCCATGTTGCCAAACTAAACCAACTCCTGGTGCTGAGTCAGCAACTAGAGGAAGATATCAGACACCTCGGAAGTCATAAATACATCGCTCACCAGCTCTCTGTTATTTAT CAAGTCATTTGCACCTTCAGAGGAAGTCATGCGCTCTCTGAAATAAAGAAAGATATCGAAGCCAACTTCAAGCAAATGAAACAGTGTTTGTCCACAGATGAAGGTTCCAAGCACGAACCTCAGCTGGCTGCTCAGTACACCACATG GATTTTACAGATAACACAAAGTTTGACGTCGATGGTGTTGTCCTTACCGGAGGAGCTGACAGATGAACTTCATCAGGCCGTTACATTTGTGTCACAACTTTTGTCCTGA
- the med14 gene encoding mediator of RNA polymerase II transcription subunit 14 isoform X1, translated as MAPVQIGTDGQLVPLGGPVLSGPQPPPTGGGATQGVRLSLLIEFLLQRTYHEITLLAELLPRKTDMERKIEIVQFASRTRQLFVRLLALVKWASNAGKVEKCAMISSFLDQQTILFVDTADRLASLARDALVHARLPSFAIPFAIDVLTTGSYPRLPTCIRDKIIPPDPITKSEKQTTLNQLNQILRHRLVTTDLPPQLANLTVANGRVKFRVEGEFEATLTVMGDDPDIPWRLLKLDILVEDKETGDGRALVHSLQVNFIHELVQARLCADEKPLQDMYTCLHSFCLSLQLEVLHSQTLMLIRERWGDLVQEERYVPAKYLTLSVWNQQVLGRKTGTASVYKVTIKIDESDGSKPLQISHEPPLPSCDSKLIERAMKIDHLSVEKLLIDSVHARSHQKLQELKAILKANNPSDNAFIETALPTLIIPILEPCGRSECLHIFVDLHSGMFQPMLYGLDQSMLDDIEKSINDNMKRIISWLQQLKFWLGEQRCRQSVKHLPTVCTNVLHLSNSASHPVDSLSKHKLFVKLTRLPQYYIAVEMFEMPNSPTALQYKYSFLSVSQLEGEDGPLCAQLLQPFKPNLEQLAQDTIKGKGARPGTKRKAASAKISGEHGDPEPKKPKRSGEMCAFNKELAHVVAMCDTNMPFIGLRVELANMEIPNQGVQVEGDGSSHAICLLKIPPCKSVGEETRRALERSLLDCTFRLQGRNNRTWVAELVLANCPLNSTHSKEQASTRHIYLTYENPLSEPVGGRKVVEMFLNDWTAISQLYQCVLNFSRTLPDMPSYLSLFSEVRLYNYRKLVLCYGATKGSSVTIQWNSSSQRFHLALGTVGPNSGCSNCHNIILHQLQEMFNKNPNVMQLLQVLYDTQAPLNAINKLPTVPMLGLTQRTNTAYQCFSILPQSATHIRLAFRNMYCIDIYCRSRGVVAIRDGAYSLFDNTKIVEGFYPAPGLKTFLTMFVDSNQDARRRSVNEDDNPPSPVGVDITDSLMNQLQAQQQPQPMRATAGGVYPPLTSPPPNYHANVAPSPSMMPTQSPGNIHTSGSPSGVLRAPSPFGPTPSPSSLGIAMGQTSFASPHGTGMDPSSPYAMVSPSHRGQWPGSPQFSGPSPGARIHSMSPGNPSLHSPIPDPHSPRAGTSSQIMPTSMPPPRKLPQRPWAASIPTILTHNALHVLLLPSPTPCLVPGLAGSYLCSPLERFLGSVIMRRHLQRIIQQEANLSIVNSNEPGVIMFKTDMLKCRVALNPKNYQTLQLKVTPENTGPWSQEELQVLEKFFETRVAGPPFKYNTLNAFTKLLGAPTNILRDCVRIMKLELFPDQAGQLKWNVQFCLTIPPSAPPIAPPGTIAVVLKSKMLFFLQLTQRLPVPQDPVSIIVPIVYDMATGLTQQADIPRQHSSSGAAALMVSNILKRFNELHPARQGECTIFASVHELMANLTLPPCTRQ; from the exons ATGGCTCCAGTGCAGATCGGGACTGATGGGCAGCTCGTCCCGCTTGGAGGTCCCGTTCTTTCGGGCCCACAGCCTCCGCCGACGGGTGGAGGGGCCACCCAGGGGGTCCGATTAAGCCTGCTGATTGAATTTCTCCTCCAGAGGACCTACCATGAAATTACGCTCCTGGCAGAACT TCTGCCCAGGAAAACTGACATGGAGAG GAAAATTGAGATCGTCCAGTTTGCGAGTCGCACAAGGCAGCTGTTTGTGCGTCTTCTGGCCTTGGTGAAATGGGCGAGCAATGCCGGGAAGGTGGAGAAATGTGCG ATGATTTCCAGCTTCCTGGATCAACAGACGATCTTGTTTGTGGACACGGCTGACAGGCTCGCCTCTCTGGCCAGAGATGCACTCGTCCATGCTCGCCTGCCCAGCTTCGCCATTCCCTTTGCAATCGATGTCCTGACAACAGGATCGTACCCGCGCTTGCCCACGTGTATTCGA GATAAGATCATACCACCGGATCCTATCACCAAATCTGAGAAGCAGACCACCCTAAACCAGCTTAATCAGATCCTACGACACCGTCTTGTCACCACAGACTTGCCACCTCAGTTGGCCAATCTCACTGTTG CTAACGGCCGTGTAAAGTTTCGCGTGGAGGGAGAGTTTGAGGCTACTTTGACTGTGATGGGGGATGATCCTGATATTCCTTGGAGGCTGTTGAAGTTGGACATCCTTGTGGAGGACAAAGAGACTGGAG ATGGTAGAGCCTTGGTCCACAGTTTGCAGGTGAATTTTATCCATGAGTTGGTCCAGGCACGGCTCTGTGCAGATGAAAAACCTCTACAGGACATGTACACCTGTTTGC actctttctgtctgtcactTCAACTGGAAGTGCTTCACTCTCAGACATTAATGCTGATTAGGGAGCGATGGGGAGACCTGGTGCAGGAAGAGAGATACGTCCCTGCCAAATACCTGACACTGTCTGTTTGGAA CCAGCAGGTTTTAGGCAGAAAAACAGGCACAGCATCTGTATATAAAGTCACTATCAAGATCGATGAAAGTGATGGATCAAAACCACTGCAGATCTCTCATGAGCCTCCTCTCCCGTCTTGTGACTCTAAATTAATAGAGAGGGCAATGAAG ATCGATCATCTGTCGGTAGAAAAGCTTCTGATTGACAGTGTTCATGCACGGTCCCATCAAAAGCTACAAGAGCTGAAAGCCATTCTGAAAGCCAACAATCCCAGCGACAATG CATTCATAGAGACGGCTTTACCCACACTCATCATTCCCATACTTGAACCCTGTGGCCGCTCAGAGTGTTTACACATTTTTGTAGACCTGCACTCTGGCATGTTTCAACCTATGCTGTACGGATTAG ATCAGTCTATGCTGGATGACATTGAAAAGTCCATAAACGATAATATGAAACGCATCATTTCTTGGCTTCAACAGCTGAA GTTCTGGTTGGGGGAGCAGCGCTGTCGACAGTCTGTGAAACACCTTCCTACTGTGTGCACCAATGTCCTTCACTTGTCAAACTCGGCTTCTCACCCTGTTGACAGCCTGTCCAAACACAAACTCTTTGTTAAGCTAACTCGTCTACCACAGTACTACATT GCGgtggaaatgtttgaaatgcCCAACAGTCCCACAGCTCTGCAGTACAAGTActctttcctgtctgtgtctcagtTGGAAGGAGAAGATGGCCCTTTATGTGCACAACTCCTGCAGCCATTTAAACCCAACCTAGAGCAACTCGCCCAAGACACCATAAAAGGGAAAGGAGCTCGACCAGGAAcaaagagaaaagcagcaagTGCTAAA ATATCTGGGGAACACGGGGACCCAGAGCCAAAGAAGCCAAAGCGGTCTGGAGAAATGTGTGCCTTCAACAAAGAACTGGCTCATGTAGTAGCAATGTGTGACACCAATATGCCTTTTATAGGCCTTAGGGTAGAG TTGGCAAACATGGAGATCCCAAACCAAGGAGTCCAAGTGGAAGGAGATGGCAGCAGTCATGCAATTTGTCTACTAAA GATTCCTCCCTGTAAAAGTGTTGGAGAAGAAACAAGGAGAGCTTTGGAACGGTCTCTGCTGGACTGCACATTCCGATTGCAGGGCAGGAACAACCGAACCTGGGTGGCTGAACTCGTGCTGGCCAATTGCCCTCTAAACAGCACGCACAGCAAAGAGCAag CCTCCACGCGGCACATCTACCTGACCTATGAAAACCCTCTGTCGGAGCCAGTTGGAGGAAGAAAGGTGGTGGAAATGTTCCTTAATGACTGGACTGCTATCAGTCAGCTCTACCAGTGCGTCCTCAATTTTTCTCGTACACTGCCAG ATATGCCATCATACCTGAGCCTGTTCTCAGAGGTGCGGTTATACAACTACCGTAAGCTGGTGTTGTGCTACGGTGCCACCAAAGGCAGTTCTGTCACCATCCAGTGGAACTCAAGCAGCCAGCGTTTCCACCTTGCCTTGGGCACAGTGGGCCCAAACTCTGGCTGTTCCAACTGCCACAATATCATCCTCCATCAGCTACAAGAGATGTTCAACAAGAATCCAAATGTGATGCAACTGCTGCAG GTTCTTTACGATACACAGGCGCCACTAAATGCAATCAACAAGCTGCCAACAGTGCCCATGCTCGGTCTGACTCAGCGCACCAACACTGCCTACCAGTGCTTTTCCATCTTACCCCAGTCCGCCACACACATCCGCTTGGCCTTTCGCAATATGTACTGCATCGACATCTACTGTCGCAGTCGCGGTGTGGTAGCCATCAGAGACGGAGCCTACAGCCTTTTTGACAACACCAAGATTGTTGAGGGCTTCTATCCTGCTCCTGGGCTGAAG ACATTCCTGACCATGTTTGTAGACAGTAATCAGGACGCAAGGAGACGCTCGGTCAATGAAGATGATAACCCCCCCTCGCCAGTGGGTGTCGACATCACGGACAGTCTGATGAATCAGTTACAAGCgcaacagcagccacagccgATGAGAGCCACCGCAGGAGGCGTCTATCCTCCTCTGACTTCACCGCCACCAAATTACCACGCCAATGTGGCTCCCTCGCCATCCATGATGCCCACACAGTCACCAG GAAATATCCATACCTCTGGCTCCCCTAGTGGAGTCCTGAGGGCACCCTCTCCTTTTGGGCCCACCCCATCTCCGTCTTCTCTGGGTATAGCCATGGGCCAGACCAGCTTTGCCAGTCCCCATG GCACCGGGATGGACCCCAGTTCTCCATATGCCATGGTGTCTCCAAGCCACAGAGGTCAGTGGCCAGGCTCGCCACAGTTCTCAGGGCCTTCTCCTGGGGCAAGGATCCATAGCATGTCCCCTGGTAACCCATCACTACACTCACCCATCCCAGACCCTCATTCACCACGTGCAGGGACCA GTTCACAGATCATGCCTACCAGTATGCCTCCACCCCGAAAGCTACCTCAACGCCCCTGGGCTGCTTCCATTCCTACTATCCTTACCCACAATGCCTtgcatgtgctgctgcttccctcACCCACTCCTTGCCTGGTGCCTGGACTGGCAGGAAGTTACCTGTGCTCGCCGCTCGAGCGTTTTTTAGGTTCGGTCATTATGAGAAGGCACTTACAGAGAATCATCCAGCAGGAGGCTAAC TTGTCCATTGTGAACTCAAATGAACCAGGGGTAATCATGTTCAAGACAGACATGCTCAAGTGCCGAGTGGCGCTCAACCCAAAGAACTACCAGACACTGCAGCTCAAGGTCACTCCAGAAAACACAGGTCCATGGTCTCAAGAGGAGCTTCAGGTGCTAGAAAAGTTCTTTGAGACACGG GTTGCTGGTCCTCCATTCAAGTACAATACCCTGAATGCTTTCACAAAGCTTCTGGGGGCACCTACCAACATCCTGAGGGACTGTGTGCGCATTATGAAGCTTGAACTG TTCCCTGATCAGGCTGGACAGCTAAAATGGAATGTCCAATTCTGCCTCACTATTCCTCCCAGTGCTCCTCCAATTGCACCCCCAGGAACCATCGCTGTGGTTCTCAAGTCCAAGATGCTTTTCTTT TTACAACTGACCCAGCGGCTCCCAGTTCCCCAGGACCCAGTAAGCATCATTGTCCCCATTGTGTACGACATGGCTACAGGCCTCACGCAGCAGGCTGACATTCCCAGACAGCACAGTTCGTCTGGGGCTGCAGCGCTCATGGTCTCTAATATCCTCAAGAGGTTCAATGAACTGCATCCGGCCAGACAGG gtGAATGTACAATATTTGCTTCTGTTCACGAGTTGATGGCCAACCTCACTTTGCCCCCCTGCACTCGTCAGTAG